One Vallitalea pronyensis genomic region harbors:
- a CDS encoding glycoside hydrolase family 3 C-terminal domain-containing protein, which translates to MKENVKNILSQLTLEEKASLCSGQDFWTTKPIDRLGVPSIMVSDGPHGLRKQAVDVDHLGMNESVPATCFPAGVTLASSWDRDLIGKVGVALGEEAQTENVAVLLGPGANIKRSPLCGRNFEYFSEDPYLSSQIAKHYIMGVQSQGVGTSIKHFAANNQEYKRMSVDTLVDERTLREIYLASFETAIKEAKPWTVMCAYNKLNGTYCPDNYRLLTEILRDDWGYEGLVVSDWGAEDDRVEGIKAGMDLEMPGNGGRNDKRIIDAVNNGKLTMEALDKVVERVLSLAFKGTEEAKEMTFNKEEHDTLAKNVASECMVLLKNDHQILPLHNKQKVAVIGELAKTPRFQGGGSSHINPIYLHNAYEEIEKISSICYAQGYDLQADEPCETLVAEAIQCARDNEVVVVFVGLPDRYESEGYDRKHMQMPKNQVQLIEALSEVNENIVVVLANGSPIEMPWLNHVRAVLEGYLGGQAGGAAVAELLYGMANPSGKLAETFPIKLKDNPSALNFPGKEDKVSYQEGLFVGYRYYDAKEMKPLFPFGFGLSYTTFEYTDIQVDKDEIADTDQVNVTVTVKNTGDRTGREVVQLYVRDKVSSVIRPDKELKEFAKVELAPGESKKVVFTLSKRAFAYYHVGIKDWHVETGEFDILVGASSANLPLSTSIKVNSTVNIKKVYTRNSVLGDIAQHPVGAQVVQQIFGKMRDMFAGSNLFDGDAIEEMGSTSTLRAMMMFGGMDENDLENLLEQLNA; encoded by the coding sequence ATGAAGGAAAACGTGAAAAACATCTTATCTCAACTGACACTTGAAGAAAAGGCATCCTTATGTTCTGGACAAGACTTTTGGACAACAAAACCCATTGATAGATTAGGTGTACCATCCATTATGGTATCTGACGGACCTCATGGGTTAAGAAAACAAGCTGTTGACGTGGACCACCTAGGTATGAATGAATCTGTACCGGCAACATGTTTCCCAGCAGGTGTTACACTTGCATCCTCTTGGGATCGGGATTTAATTGGAAAAGTAGGTGTAGCATTAGGGGAAGAAGCCCAAACAGAAAATGTGGCCGTATTGCTAGGTCCAGGAGCCAATATTAAACGATCGCCATTATGTGGCAGAAATTTTGAATATTTTTCAGAAGACCCCTACTTATCTTCTCAGATAGCAAAACATTACATTATGGGGGTACAAAGCCAAGGCGTTGGAACATCCATTAAGCATTTTGCTGCCAATAATCAAGAATACAAAAGAATGAGTGTGGATACACTTGTGGATGAAAGAACCCTAAGGGAGATATATTTGGCAAGCTTTGAAACAGCTATAAAAGAAGCAAAGCCTTGGACTGTGATGTGTGCTTACAATAAGTTAAACGGTACGTATTGCCCAGATAATTATCGTTTATTGACAGAAATATTAAGAGATGACTGGGGATATGAAGGTTTAGTTGTTTCTGACTGGGGAGCAGAAGATGACCGCGTTGAAGGCATAAAAGCCGGTATGGATTTAGAAATGCCTGGTAATGGTGGACGCAATGACAAAAGGATTATTGATGCTGTGAATAATGGCAAGCTGACCATGGAAGCATTAGACAAAGTTGTTGAACGGGTTTTATCATTAGCATTTAAAGGGACAGAAGAAGCTAAAGAAATGACCTTTAATAAAGAAGAACATGATACTTTAGCAAAAAATGTAGCTTCGGAGTGTATGGTGCTTCTTAAAAATGATCACCAAATCTTGCCTCTTCATAACAAACAAAAAGTTGCTGTCATTGGAGAGCTAGCTAAAACCCCAAGATTTCAAGGTGGAGGAAGTTCACATATTAACCCCATTTATTTGCACAATGCCTATGAGGAAATAGAAAAAATCAGTTCAATCTGTTACGCACAAGGTTATGATTTACAGGCCGATGAACCTTGTGAAACATTGGTAGCAGAAGCCATTCAATGTGCCAGAGACAATGAAGTGGTTGTTGTTTTTGTAGGGCTTCCTGACCGATATGAGTCAGAAGGCTATGATAGAAAACATATGCAAATGCCCAAAAATCAGGTGCAGCTAATTGAGGCGTTAAGTGAAGTCAATGAAAACATCGTGGTGGTATTGGCCAACGGTTCACCCATTGAAATGCCTTGGCTGAATCATGTCAGAGCTGTATTAGAAGGCTATTTAGGCGGCCAAGCAGGGGGAGCAGCAGTAGCGGAACTATTATATGGCATGGCGAATCCATCTGGAAAATTAGCAGAAACTTTCCCTATTAAATTAAAAGATAATCCATCTGCATTAAATTTCCCGGGAAAAGAAGATAAAGTTTCTTATCAAGAAGGCTTATTTGTTGGCTATCGCTATTATGATGCTAAGGAAATGAAACCCTTATTCCCATTTGGATTTGGACTTAGCTACACCACCTTTGAATACACCGATATACAAGTAGATAAAGACGAAATAGCCGATACAGATCAAGTAAATGTAACGGTTACAGTTAAGAATACCGGTGACCGAACAGGTAGAGAAGTTGTACAACTGTATGTGAGGGATAAGGTATCATCCGTTATCCGACCAGACAAAGAACTAAAAGAATTTGCAAAAGTGGAACTTGCCCCTGGAGAATCAAAAAAAGTGGTCTTTACATTAAGTAAACGTGCTTTTGCTTATTACCATGTTGGGATTAAGGATTGGCATGTAGAAACAGGTGAATTTGACATATTAGTAGGGGCTTCGTCCGCCAACTTACCACTTAGTACGTCCATTAAAGTTAATTCAACCGTTAACATCAAAAAAGTATACACCAGAAATTCTGTTCTTGGTGATATAGCCCAACATCCAGTAGGTGCACAAGTTGTACAACAGATTTTTGGCAAAATGAGAGACATGTTTGCTGGTAGTAATTTATTTGATGGTGACGCCATAGAAGAAATGGGCTCTACAAGTACCTTGAGAGCTATGATGATGTTTGGTGGCATGGATGAAAATGATCTGGAAAATTTATTAGAGCAGTTAAATGCATAG
- a CDS encoding helix-turn-helix domain-containing protein, with protein sequence MTDMLLEEERAFQNIGETSHYPYALEKKLYQAILEGNLEEIENLGYAYSTYSPSVLCRNNSLRSLKNNLICNCTVVTRIAIEAGLDEKYAFFLSDLYINKIESLHQKETLLNLNSVMIFDFISHTKNSVATHMNNYAPLTQKIIKYVSKNLYKNFSLKDVANHVNANSSYLSRMFKKDVGMSFTQYIHTNRIKKAQHLILFSNLSLIEISTKLGYTTQSHFSKTFKQITGITPNQFKQNQKSHSLLHEPSKESKA encoded by the coding sequence ATGACCGATATGTTATTAGAGGAAGAACGGGCATTTCAAAACATAGGGGAAACATCCCATTACCCTTATGCATTAGAGAAGAAGCTCTATCAAGCCATTCTAGAGGGTAACTTAGAGGAAATTGAAAATCTTGGCTATGCATATAGCACTTACTCGCCGTCTGTTTTATGTCGTAATAATTCTTTACGCTCACTAAAAAACAACTTAATCTGTAACTGTACAGTGGTTACAAGAATTGCTATTGAAGCAGGCTTAGATGAAAAATACGCCTTCTTTTTAAGCGACCTCTATATTAACAAAATTGAGTCTCTTCATCAAAAAGAAACCCTTTTAAATCTCAACTCTGTTATGATATTCGACTTTATTAGCCATACAAAAAATAGCGTAGCTACCCACATGAATAACTACGCACCACTTACTCAGAAAATTATTAAATATGTTAGCAAAAATTTATACAAGAATTTTAGCCTTAAGGATGTAGCCAATCATGTCAATGCCAATAGCAGTTACTTATCCAGAATGTTTAAGAAAGATGTCGGCATGAGTTTTACCCAATACATTCATACCAACAGAATAAAGAAAGCACAACATCTGATCTTGTTTTCCAATCTATCCTTAATCGAAATCTCTACAAAATTAGGCTATACCACCCAAAGTCATTTTAGTAAAACCTTTAAGCAAATAACAGGCATTACACCCAATCAATTTAAGCAAAATCAAAAATCCCATAGCCTATTACATGAACCTAGCAAGGAATCAAAAGCTTAA
- a CDS encoding uroporphyrinogen decarboxylase family protein, which translates to MNAIERVGLAIQHKEADRVPIYPLLNSVARKLVGATYEQLAKDAEVCAEAYIKLTEDYNLDVICTLTDLSVEASDFGAKIVYEDDEAAYPDRNDRLIRSPEDYKKIKPIQVESGERMMEHIKLCQLLVDAKGQDTPIVAFVFGPLGVVSMLRGQQEMFLDLIMNPDEVKHAVGVVTETLLDYVDRLIDTGVHAIMFDTLFASQSILSKEMWDEFEGPFIEKIAKHVHDRGCMVMIHNCGNGIYFDVQIKRMQPEAISFLHVPDDCKDMKECKEKYGHLTTLIGCIDPGVIMTSPVETVVELAKRDIDTFKKDGGFILSTGCEYPSSLDFEKAKAIIEVGKTYGKYV; encoded by the coding sequence ATGAATGCAATAGAAAGAGTAGGGTTAGCCATACAACACAAAGAAGCCGATCGGGTGCCCATCTATCCGTTATTAAATAGCGTGGCAAGAAAACTTGTAGGAGCTACCTATGAGCAGCTGGCAAAAGATGCAGAAGTCTGTGCAGAAGCTTACATTAAGCTAACAGAGGATTATAATCTGGATGTTATATGTACATTAACGGATTTATCTGTAGAAGCTTCAGACTTTGGAGCTAAAATAGTTTATGAGGATGATGAAGCAGCCTACCCTGATAGAAACGACCGTTTGATTCGTTCACCAGAAGATTATAAAAAAATAAAACCCATTCAAGTAGAGTCTGGGGAACGCATGATGGAGCATATTAAGCTTTGTCAACTGCTTGTGGATGCAAAAGGTCAAGATACGCCCATTGTGGCTTTTGTCTTTGGACCTCTTGGTGTCGTTAGTATGTTAAGGGGACAACAGGAGATGTTCTTAGACCTTATTATGAATCCTGATGAAGTAAAACATGCGGTTGGAGTAGTCACCGAAACCTTATTGGACTATGTGGACCGCCTTATCGATACAGGTGTACATGCGATCATGTTTGATACGTTGTTTGCATCTCAATCCATTTTGAGTAAAGAAATGTGGGACGAATTTGAAGGTCCATTCATTGAAAAAATAGCAAAACATGTACACGATAGAGGGTGTATGGTCATGATTCACAATTGTGGTAATGGCATCTATTTTGATGTACAGATTAAAAGAATGCAGCCAGAAGCAATCTCCTTTTTGCATGTGCCAGATGATTGTAAGGATATGAAGGAATGTAAAGAAAAATATGGTCACCTGACCACATTAATTGGCTGTATTGATCCAGGCGTTATCATGACCAGTCCTGTAGAAACCGTTGTAGAATTGGCTAAGCGTGATATTGATACATTTAAAAAAGATGGTGGATTTATTCTTTCAACAGGCTGTGAATACCCATCAAGTCTAGATTTTGAGAAAGCAAAGGCCATTATTGAAGTAGGTAAAACTTATGGTAAGTATGTCTAA
- a CDS encoding CobW family GTP-binding protein, which yields MVKIDVITGFLGSGKTTFIKKVLELGYFQNEKLILIENEFGEIAIDGSLFADEDLQVYEISKGCICCSLKGEFIETLERIIKAYQPKQILIEPSGIFVIEDLFDILKQPQIADKCYLNGIHTIVDTKYYRESKMRYSKFFHSQISAANNLILSKCDDYHEHEITKTIKGLKEDNPKANVFSIPFKSLTNEDLKIIFEHRTHIQNPRHEEGVESHHAEYDIQSMGIQTVSKMTIEQFEGLMDTLRSGKVGYVIRLKGYLIVDDKHYCVNYAYGDYSLDEVSKKAEPQVSIIGDHMDKSKLAMLF from the coding sequence ATGGTAAAGATAGATGTCATCACAGGTTTTTTAGGATCAGGGAAAACGACTTTTATTAAAAAAGTTTTAGAGCTTGGTTATTTCCAAAATGAAAAACTCATACTCATTGAAAATGAATTTGGCGAAATCGCCATTGATGGTTCATTATTTGCAGACGAAGATTTACAGGTGTATGAGATTTCCAAGGGGTGTATATGCTGCAGTTTGAAAGGTGAATTTATAGAAACCCTTGAGCGTATCATTAAGGCATATCAGCCAAAGCAGATTCTAATAGAACCCTCAGGTATTTTTGTTATTGAAGATTTATTTGACATACTTAAGCAACCACAAATTGCAGACAAATGCTACCTTAATGGTATACACACCATTGTGGATACCAAATACTATAGAGAAAGTAAAATGCGTTATTCCAAATTTTTTCATAGTCAAATCAGCGCAGCTAATAATCTCATTTTAAGTAAATGTGATGATTATCATGAACATGAAATCACCAAAACCATTAAAGGACTCAAGGAAGACAATCCAAAGGCGAATGTTTTTTCGATTCCTTTCAAGTCTTTGACAAATGAGGATTTGAAAATCATCTTTGAGCACCGTACCCACATCCAAAACCCACGTCATGAAGAGGGTGTAGAAAGTCATCATGCAGAATATGATATACAATCCATGGGTATACAAACGGTTTCAAAGATGACCATAGAGCAATTTGAAGGATTAATGGATACTTTACGAAGTGGTAAAGTGGGTTACGTCATCCGTTTAAAAGGCTATTTAATCGTTGATGATAAGCATTATTGTGTTAATTATGCTTATGGTGATTACAGTCTTGATGAAGTGTCTAAAAAGGCAGAACCACAGGTGAGCATCATTGGTGATCATATGGATAAGTCAAAACTGGCAATGCTTTTTTAA
- a CDS encoding diguanylate cyclase domain-containing protein, with product MNLKTKKQQIIYATGIGITVSVMIMILLFLAIDVVKNRDDQRQRLEVLEKFLSFQSRVEATINESTNLLEGYLAYIKTNPDISEDETNRYLEQLLSKKTTLIRNIGMLENTTVIWNYPREGNEKVIGVDLAKIPDQREGVLKVKETLKRLFVGPINLVQGDVGFIARIPVIIEDEYCGQISIVLDADRYLENMDTIMKELHIHAAIYNQRDFPQKPFYGDSSIIDREGLTLDVEILNNQWKVVVEPLHGWQKGDNKIITFRVVAILVSLIIGFFIYMIFHTRYQLHDQAMNDQLTGLNNRYVLEYYYQMVLKKAEANNGLIGIFLIDINRFKAINDNYGHKVGDLVLIAFAKRLNAIAIQEKRVFRLGGDEFLILVSDIHHMKDLEDIEERLRAKAVFNFKHEDMDIPVIPSIGLATYPIDGDTLEKVMNIADTRMYEEKRMTKENGSINS from the coding sequence ATGAATCTAAAGACAAAAAAACAACAAATTATATACGCGACGGGTATAGGGATTACAGTAAGTGTTATGATAATGATATTACTTTTTTTAGCTATTGATGTGGTAAAAAATAGGGATGACCAAAGGCAACGATTAGAAGTTTTAGAGAAATTCTTAAGCTTTCAGTCTAGGGTAGAGGCTACCATCAATGAGAGCACGAATTTGTTAGAAGGCTATTTAGCCTATATAAAAACCAATCCAGATATATCAGAGGACGAAACCAATAGGTATTTGGAACAATTGCTATCTAAAAAAACGACCTTAATCAGGAATATTGGTATGTTAGAGAATACAACGGTTATATGGAATTATCCAAGAGAGGGCAATGAAAAAGTTATTGGTGTGGATTTAGCAAAAATACCAGACCAGCGCGAAGGTGTTCTTAAGGTCAAAGAAACGCTCAAACGTTTGTTTGTTGGACCCATTAACTTAGTACAGGGTGATGTTGGGTTTATTGCACGAATACCTGTTATTATAGAAGACGAATATTGTGGTCAGATTAGCATTGTGTTGGATGCTGATAGATACCTAGAGAATATGGATACCATCATGAAGGAATTACATATCCATGCAGCTATTTATAATCAACGGGATTTTCCACAAAAGCCTTTTTATGGTGATAGCAGTATAATAGACCGTGAAGGTCTTACATTAGACGTTGAGATTCTTAATAATCAATGGAAAGTTGTTGTGGAACCCTTACATGGCTGGCAAAAGGGTGACAATAAAATCATAACGTTTAGGGTAGTAGCCATTCTGGTCAGCTTAATCATTGGCTTCTTTATCTATATGATCTTTCATACAAGGTATCAATTGCATGATCAAGCCATGAATGATCAATTGACAGGGTTAAATAATCGATATGTGCTAGAGTATTATTATCAAATGGTATTAAAGAAAGCGGAAGCCAATAATGGCTTAATTGGTATATTTTTAATAGATATTAATCGTTTCAAAGCCATCAATGATAATTATGGACATAAAGTTGGTGATTTGGTTTTAATTGCATTTGCTAAGCGTCTTAATGCCATTGCTATTCAAGAAAAGAGAGTCTTTCGATTAGGTGGCGACGAATTTCTTATTCTCGTTTCTGACATTCATCATATGAAAGATTTAGAAGATATTGAAGAACGTCTAAGAGCGAAAGCAGTATTTAATTTTAAACATGAGGATATGGATATACCGGTTATTCCAAGCATTGGGCTTGCTACTTATCCTATAGATGGGGATACCTTAGAAAAAGTCATGAATATTGCTGATACAAGAATGTATGAAGAAAAAAGAATGACAAAGGAAAATGGGTCTATCAATTCATAA